A region from the Desulfobaccales bacterium genome encodes:
- a CDS encoding type II secretion system F family protein, which yields MLHELIQSKDYSLLVFAFLIFLCFFFLIRAILMFLTDPQRHQQRRLKQRLKEIDGLETTPNVATLLKKSTLKKSVMDENLDKFKLTIHLHTLMVRANLTWKMSTFLVITALFGLVGLVVGVGKFGIIGGLVGCGVGLFIPYNFLVRKGKKRLKKFEHQLPEALDLLARGLKAGHAFPSGLQQVAKEMPDPLGTEFTIVYSEFSHGMDMSSALLGLCKRIELRDLNFFTTAVLIQRETGGNLTDILEKISVLIRERFQLRNQVNALTAEGRLSGLILVLLPPVLVVLLMLVNPGYESVLFRHPVGQAMTGVAVAFQLLGMLLIRKIVNIKV from the coding sequence ATGCTCCATGAATTGATCCAGTCCAAAGATTATTCTCTGCTGGTTTTTGCCTTCCTGATTTTTCTGTGCTTTTTCTTCCTCATCAGGGCTATCCTCATGTTCCTGACTGACCCGCAACGCCATCAGCAGCGACGCCTAAAACAGCGCCTCAAAGAAATAGATGGTCTCGAAACGACCCCGAACGTTGCGACACTCCTGAAAAAAAGCACCCTGAAAAAGTCCGTTATGGATGAAAACCTGGACAAATTCAAACTCACCATCCACTTACATACCTTGATGGTCCGCGCGAATTTAACTTGGAAAATGTCGACCTTTCTGGTGATTACCGCTTTGTTTGGGCTGGTGGGGTTGGTGGTGGGGGTGGGGAAATTTGGCATTATAGGGGGCCTAGTCGGCTGCGGGGTGGGGTTGTTCATCCCCTATAATTTCCTGGTTCGCAAGGGCAAGAAGCGGCTGAAAAAATTCGAACATCAACTCCCGGAGGCCCTGGACCTGTTAGCCCGCGGCCTGAAAGCCGGGCATGCCTTTCCATCGGGTTTGCAGCAAGTTGCCAAAGAGATGCCTGACCCTTTAGGGACGGAGTTTACCATTGTCTACTCGGAATTCTCCCATGGCATGGACATGAGTAGCGCCTTGCTCGGCCTCTGTAAACGCATCGAACTGCGGGATTTAAATTTCTTCACGACAGCGGTTTTGATCCAACGGGAGACCGGAGGCAACCTGACGGATATTTTGGAAAAGATTTCAGTCCTCATCCGGGAACGCTTTCAATTACGTAATCAGGTGAACGCCTTAACTGCGGAAGGCCGGCTATCGGGTCTAATCCTCGTCCTGCTCCCTCCGGTGCTGGTTGTCCTCCTGATGTTAGTGAACCCGGGTTATGAGTCCGTGCTCTTCAGGCATCCGGTTGGCCAGGCCATGACTGGCGTCGCCGTGGCCTTTCAGCTTCTGGGGATGCTCCTCATTCGCAAGATCGTCAATATCAAGGTATAG